TGGAAGGCCATACCCACTTGGTCTTCGGCGGTTATCGCCAGCATGAGATCCCTTTGAAGCTGAAAGGAGCAACCTACTTAGAAATTCTGAAAGCAGGAGGCGGTATCCTGGATACGGTACGTCATACCCGCCAGGCTTCCTTCGACCAGCTATACCAGAAGTCTTTTGATTTTCTGGACGAGATGATGGCCCTAGGGGTCACCACCTGCGAAGCTAAGAGTGGCTATGGCTTGGATTTGGAAAATGAGCTGAAGATGCTGAAGGTAGTGAAATCCTTAGATGAAAACCATCCGATGGACATGGTTTCCACCTTTATGGGGGCCCATGCCATACCGGATGAGTATAAAGGCAGAGGAGACGAGTTCATTCAAATGCTCTGTCAGGATGTGATTCCGGTCGTAGCAGAGCAGGGCTTGGCAGAATTCGCTGATGTGTTCTGTGAAGACTCCGTCTTCGATGTGCCTCAAAGCCGCACCTATATGGAATGCGCTAAAGCACATGGTTTGGGGCTGAAAATTCATGCAGATGAGATTGAAGAAATCGGCGGTTCGGAGTTGGCTGGAGAATTGGCAGCCGTTTCCGCAGAGCACCTGATCGCCATTGGTGAAAAAGGCATGGCGGCTATGGCCAAGGCGGGAACCACCGCTATGCTGCTCCCGGCCACGTCCTTCTATTTGGGCAAGACCTTTGCTCCGGCCAGAAGGATGATTGAATTAGGAATACCGGTAGCTATGGCTTCGGATTTTAACCCGGGGTCCTGTCCATCGCTGAACCTGCAATTCGCCATTAATCTGGGATACCTGCGGTATAAGCTGACCCCAGAGGAAATTCTCACAGCGGTAACCATCAATCCAGCCTGCGCTATAGGCAGAGGCAGTCGAGTAGGAACCTTGGAGGTTGGTAAACAGGCCGACTTGGTTATCTGGGATGCGCCGGACATGGAAATGCTCTGCTATCGGTTTGGATCCAACATGGCCACTCAGGTAATTAAAAAAGGTATGCTGGTTTAAGAATCGCCGTAAAGGCGTGGAAGAAGGGGAGAAGAACGCATATGAAGTTGATAGATATGAGAGTAACGGACTATTTGGACGTGTTGAAATCGGATGCTCCGGCTCCGGGGGGCGGGTCGGTCAGCGCCTTAGCAGGAGCACAAGGAATGGGCCTGCTGCTGATGGTTTGCGACTTGACTTTGGGCAAGGAGAAGTTTGCGGAGTATCAGGAAGTTTGTGCGCAAGCTAAGACTGAAGGCCAGCAGCTTTTCCAAGAACTTCGGGAAGCCGTGGACAAGGATACGGAGGCTTTCAACTTGGTTTCAGCTGCCTTTAAAATGCCAAAGGGCACGGATCAGGAAAAGGCGGAACGCAGTGCGGCTATTGCTGCTGGTACACTGGTGGCTACAGAGGTTCCTTTCCGCTCCATGGAGCTGGCTTATGACGGTTTGCTTACTGCTCAGAAACTGATAGGGTACTCCAACCCCAATGCCGCCAGCGACCTGGGGGTAGCGGTGCTGAACCTGATGGCCTGCGTCAAAGGTGCTTGGCTCAACGTAAAGATTAACCTGCCTGGGGTTAAGGATTTGGCTGCTGCTGCCGATTTTCAAGAAAAAGGCCAGAAGATTGTATCAGAAGCGGAGTTTTTAGAAAAAGAATTGTATAAGCAGATTGAGCAGGCGTTATAGCGTTTATTAAAGTAAAGGTATAACATAGAGGAAAAGAGAGAAAGACAGAGGAGGAAAGATTGAGATGGCTAAAATTATAGAAAGCGTGCCAAACATCAGTGAGGGCCGCAATCAAGAAGTAATCGAAGCGTGTGTGGATCAAATCAGAAATACAGCGGGGTGTACGCTGCTGGATTACTCGTCTGACACCAGCCACAACCGTACCGTCATTACCTACATGGGAAGTCCGGAAGCCTGTGAGGAAGCCAGCGTTAAACTGGCCAAGAAGGCAGTGGAGCTCATTGATCTGACCAAGCATACAGGGGAGCATCCAAGAATGGGTTGTGTCGATGTAATGCCGTTTATTCCTATTAAAGATGCGACAACGGCGGACTGCGTGGAACTGTCAAAAAAAGTGGGCCAGCGGATTGCCGAGGAAGCTAATCTGCCGGTATTCCTGTATGAACAGTCTGCCAGTGCTCCTCACCGGGAAAACCTGGCTGCTGTTCGTAAAGGCCAGTTTGAAGGCATGGCCGAAAAGGTTAAGGACGATCTTTGGATTCCAGATTTCGGTGGACAACGGATACATCCCACTGGCGGTGTGGTAGCAGTAGGCTCCAGACCTCCGCTAATTGCTTTCAATATTAACTTAAGTACCTCCGATGTAGATATCGCCAGCAAGATCGCTAAGATTATCCGTCGGTCTAATGGCGGGTTTGATTGCGTGAAGGCTATGGGTGTGCTGCTGGAAGAACGGAATACTGCTCAAGTATCCATTAACATGACCGACTTTACGAGAACGCCTCTTTACCGGGTAGTGGAATTGACAAAGGCTGAGGCAGCCAGATACGGAGTCCACGTTATCGGTACGGAGATTGTCGGTCTCTGCCCGATGAATGCCTTGTTTGATGCGGCAGAATATTATCTTCAGATTGAGAACTTCGATGCCGCCGTGCAGGTCATCGAAAATCATCTGCTATAGCAATTGACACAAAAAACAGACTGCTTGCCAAGAGCAGTCTGTTTTTGCGTTGGAATATTTTGGAACAATCTCAGGAAAAGTCTGCAAACTCTGAAAACTCCCCCAGTATACTTGCAGAATTCCTATGATATATGTTAAAATAAAAATATCACGATTTGTTGGAGGTGAAGAGATGGCAATTTATGAATCTGGAGAAGATTATTTGGAGACCATTTTAATTCTGCACAAGCGGAATGACGTGGTCCGTTCCATTGATGTGGCATCCGAATTGGGATTTTCCAAACCCAGCGTCAGCCGGGCCATGGGTATTCTTAAAAAGGATGGTTATATTTTCATGGATGAAAAAGGCCACATTACCCTTTCGGAAAAGGGTTTAACCGCCGCAGAGGGAATTTATGAGAGACACAACAATATTTCCAAGTTTCTCATAGATGTACTGGGAGTTAGCGAAGAAAATGCTGCTAAAGATGCGTGCAGAATTGAGCATGACCTGTCCAACGAGACGTATCACAAGATTTGCGAAGCACTGGAAAGTCAGTAAACTATAGTTAACCATTGCATTTCATATATAAAAACGGAGATTCTCGAGGCCGATCCCTTCGAGGATTTCTCTATGGTTGGGCAAAACCGAAAAAGAAAGGATTGAAGCATGTTAAAAGAAGCAATTAGACCAGTATGGGCAGAAATTAATTTATCAAATCTGGACTATAATATCAAGAATATCATAGCTAAGGCAGGGGCAGATAAAGAAATCATCGGCGTTATTAAGGCCGATGCCTATGGACACGGTTCTGTAAAGGTGGCAGAGGTGCTGCGAGAAAACGGTGTGAAGACCTTTGCTATCGCTACCTTGCAGGAAGCTATCACTCTGCGGGAAGCAGGGGCCCAGGAGGAGATTATCATGTTGGGCTTAACGCCGGACATGTATGCCAATATAATTGTTGAATATAACATTACCCCGGTAGTATGCAGTTTGGACAATGCGAAAGCGATTGCAGAAGCGGCTAAAGGGGCAGGTAAGACGGTGGAGGCTCTGATTGCTGTTGACACGGGAATGGGGCGAATCGGTTATTTACCAGAGGACGAGCAAGCTATTCAGGAAGTGAAGGCGATGAAAGCGCTTTCCAACTTCCAAATCAAGGGCTTATTTTCCCACATGGCTACCGCCGATGCTTTGGATAAGGAATTTTCCAAAGTGCAAGAACAGCGATACATGGGTTTTTATGATAAGCTCAAAAGTGTTGGTGTGGATATTCCGTTGCGGACTTTTGCCAACAGTGCTTCCATCATGGAAATTCCCTCGGTTCACTATGATGCGGTGCGTCCGGGTATCATCCTCTACGGTTGCTATCCTTCCGATGAAGTGGATCGGAAGCAGCTGGACATTAAGCCAGTTATGTCAGTAAAGGCTAATATTATCCACTTGAAGAAAGTGGGAGAAGGGTTTTCTGTTGGCTACGGCAGAAAGTTCATAGCTAAGCGGGAAAGTGTGATTGCTACGATAGCCTTGGGTTATGCAGATGGCTATCCGAGACCTTATTCTGCCCATGCGAAGGTGCTGGTAAACGGCGTGATGGCACCTATTGCAGGAAATATCTGCATGGACCAGTGCATGATCGATGTGACGGATGTGCCCAATGTAAAGCTCGGTGATGAAGTTATCGTCATGGGTAGTGACGGGAAAAATACTATTTTAGCCGATGACATTGGAAATGCTACGGGTACGATTAATTATGAAATTGTTTGTGCTTTTGGTCAGCGGCTGCCAAAGATTTACGTGAGGTAATAAGGCCAAGTGCCACAGGGGACAAGTAAAGGCGGAAGAGAGGGAAGTACAATGGTTTTTGGACTATTTAAAAAAGATCGCTCAGCAGATACCATATTTGTCAACGGGAAGATTTATACCCAAGACAGAGAACACCCCTGGGCAGAGGCGGCAGCTTGCAAGGATGGAAAATTCATCTGCGTGGGAGACAACCAAGATGCTTTGGAATATGAAGGCTCGGACACCTATGTAATAGATTTGGGTGGAAAGTATGTTCTGCCGGGTTTGATAAACACCCACAACCATGTGGCCCGGCGGATTTTCCAGGGTCTGTATCTCCCCCTATCTGAAAACCAAGATATAGATGATGTGTTGGGAGCCCTGTGCGATTATATGGAAGAGAACCCCGAAGAAGAGGTTTATTTTGCCTACGGATTTCGGGAAGACCTGCTGGTGGAGCTGACGCAAGAGGAGGCCAGCCTGCGGCTGGATGAGATTAGCCAGGAAAAGGCGTTGGTGCTGCTGAGTCTAGGGGAACAAGTGCTCTGGGTGAACAATCTGGCCTTGGAGCAAGCGCGGGCGGCAGCGCAGGAGGACGGAATGCTTACCATTTCCGTGCCTTATTTCATGGAGACCGTGGCGCCATTTCCGTACGAAGAACTACAAAATCGGACGATAGAGCTAGCTGCTGAATACTGTGCCAGAGGCTTTACCAGCCTGCTGGATGCCGGAGCGCCACTCTTTATGGATAGGGTTTACCAGGAAATGCTGCTGACCATGCACCAGCAAGAGCTGATGAAGCAGCGGTATTTTGGCTGCCTTGAGGTGGTGGGCAGTGTTATGGGACGCCGAGAAACGGTGATGAAGCGGTTGGTGCAGAAGAAAACCCACGCTACGGAGCTGGACGAGTTGATTCACTGTGATATCTTGAAACTCCACGTAGGGGGTGAAGGCATTTCGGATATGGTTCCAGTGGAACGTATCCAAGAACTTTGCTTAGAAGCTTCCGACAGGGGCTTCGACGTACACGTGGATGCTTTGGATCGGCAGGCTTTTCAGGACTGCATGGAGATGGTGACGGAAATCCGCCATAAGGGTTACCGGAAAAATCGCTTTATTGTAGCATCTGAGGAGGCTTACCGCCAAGATAGCGGCAATTTTAATTTCAGAGATATGGGCACTGAAAATGTATTCTTTCAGCCCTCTACCAGGAGGGAACCAGAATACGAGTACGGAGCCATGGAAGAAGCGAAGAGTATAGAGGAGGTCATCGATCTGTACACCTTGGATGCAGCGGCAGCTTTGGGCATGGGCCACAAGCTGGGAGCCGTTCAAGCGGGCATGCTGGCAGATTTAGCGGTCTTCGATAAAAATCCTTTGGAATTGGCCGGGCCGGGACTGTTTAAGAAGCTGGAGGCCGATATGACCGTAGTAAGCGGTCAGGTGGTTTACGATGGAGAGGAAGAGACGATGCAGGAATGGTATGATCTCATGAGCGGTATGCAGCTGTGAGTGGAGTTTGATTTTAAAGAGATAAAGTTTTCCTAAATAAAGAGGGTTATCTAACAGGGCTTTGGAGTTTTGTGAGGTGACCTTTTTTCTTGTCAGTAATGTCCGCCAGATTGTTAGCATGTTATAAATAAGGAAATTGTGGTAAAAATAAAAATAAGACCTTTAAACGAAGGAATAGGAGGAGAAAAAATGAACAGTATTTTTCATAGAACCAGTGTAAGACAGTATGAAACTCGGCAGGTAGAGGAGGAAAAGATTGAGCGGATTCTACGGGCCGCTATGGCAGCTCCATCCGCAGGAAACCAGCAGCCTTGGGAATTCTACGTCGTGACAGACAAGGAGAAACTGGAACAGTTGTCTAAGAGCAGCCCCTATGCTGGCTGTACGAAGGATGCCCCGATGGCTTTTGTGGTTTGCTCTCGCAGAGAGTGTATGATGCCGGCCTGTGCGCCTTTAGACCTTTCTGCTGCTGTGGAGAACATGCTGTTGCAGGCGGATGAATTGGAGCTGGGAGCCGTTTGGCTGGCGGTTATGCCAGTAGAGGATCGCATGAACCAGGTTCGGGATATCCTCAGCATTCCAGAAGCACTGGAGGCTTTCGCTATCGTTCCTTGCGGCTATCCCCTGAAAGTAAAGCCTCAGCAAGAGCGTTTTGACAGCACCAGAATACACTATGTAAGATAAAAATGGCCTGGTGAAGCCCATCTTAAGAATTTGTTAAGGAAATCAATAAACTTTCCATAAAACCGACACATAATCATCACAATCCTTGTCTATAATAACTCTTGTAGGGGATATTGGGACCCTGAAATATGCCTTTGAAAAAAGGCAGGTTTCCTTCTTTTATTAGATACACACACTAACACAAAACCTCCCGGGTAACCGGGAGGTTTTGTGTTAAGCTATTTTTTTCCTGGAAAGAAAATTGACAAAAGGCAGCATGCCGATAAGGCAACCTACCACGGACGGAAGCATCCAGCCCAAATTTACATCAAACAAGGGCAGTCTGGCGAGGATAGGAGCTAAAGGCCCCAGTGAAATCCCAGCGGCTTTCAGCCCATCGAAGATGCCTATAATAAAGGCAAACATCAGCGCTAAGGCATAGGCCTCAGACTTGCCTTTAATCCAGCGGTTGCAGAAAGAAAGCAGGATTAAGGCGATTGCTGGCGGGTAAATCATCACCAGAGCTGGAAGAGTAAGTGTAATCATGGTAGTCAGCCCGATATTAGAGATTGCAAAACTGAATAGACACACGACGGTTAGAATCTTCCGATAGGATTGGTTTGGCAGA
The genomic region above belongs to Aminipila butyrica and contains:
- the hutI gene encoding imidazolonepropionase; amino-acid sequence: MKNTLLIKNIGLLQTPVGSFSHKGAQQGENLKLQQAAVLIEDGIIKEISQDGMLPIGGEEAETIMDAEGQLVTPGLVEGHTHLVFGGYRQHEIPLKLKGATYLEILKAGGGILDTVRHTRQASFDQLYQKSFDFLDEMMALGVTTCEAKSGYGLDLENELKMLKVVKSLDENHPMDMVSTFMGAHAIPDEYKGRGDEFIQMLCQDVIPVVAEQGLAEFADVFCEDSVFDVPQSRTYMECAKAHGLGLKIHADEIEEIGGSELAGELAAVSAEHLIAIGEKGMAAMAKAGTTAMLLPATSFYLGKTFAPARRMIELGIPVAMASDFNPGSCPSLNLQFAINLGYLRYKLTPEEILTAVTINPACAIGRGSRVGTLEVGKQADLVIWDAPDMEMLCYRFGSNMATQVIKKGMLV
- a CDS encoding cyclodeaminase/cyclohydrolase family protein, with the translated sequence MKLIDMRVTDYLDVLKSDAPAPGGGSVSALAGAQGMGLLLMVCDLTLGKEKFAEYQEVCAQAKTEGQQLFQELREAVDKDTEAFNLVSAAFKMPKGTDQEKAERSAAIAAGTLVATEVPFRSMELAYDGLLTAQKLIGYSNPNAASDLGVAVLNLMACVKGAWLNVKINLPGVKDLAAAADFQEKGQKIVSEAEFLEKELYKQIEQAL
- the ftcD gene encoding glutamate formimidoyltransferase, which produces MAKIIESVPNISEGRNQEVIEACVDQIRNTAGCTLLDYSSDTSHNRTVITYMGSPEACEEASVKLAKKAVELIDLTKHTGEHPRMGCVDVMPFIPIKDATTADCVELSKKVGQRIAEEANLPVFLYEQSASAPHRENLAAVRKGQFEGMAEKVKDDLWIPDFGGQRIHPTGGVVAVGSRPPLIAFNINLSTSDVDIASKIAKIIRRSNGGFDCVKAMGVLLEERNTAQVSINMTDFTRTPLYRVVELTKAEAARYGVHVIGTEIVGLCPMNALFDAAEYYLQIENFDAAVQVIENHLL
- a CDS encoding metal-dependent transcriptional regulator, whose amino-acid sequence is MAIYESGEDYLETILILHKRNDVVRSIDVASELGFSKPSVSRAMGILKKDGYIFMDEKGHITLSEKGLTAAEGIYERHNNISKFLIDVLGVSEENAAKDACRIEHDLSNETYHKICEALESQ
- the alr gene encoding alanine racemase is translated as MLKEAIRPVWAEINLSNLDYNIKNIIAKAGADKEIIGVIKADAYGHGSVKVAEVLRENGVKTFAIATLQEAITLREAGAQEEIIMLGLTPDMYANIIVEYNITPVVCSLDNAKAIAEAAKGAGKTVEALIAVDTGMGRIGYLPEDEQAIQEVKAMKALSNFQIKGLFSHMATADALDKEFSKVQEQRYMGFYDKLKSVGVDIPLRTFANSASIMEIPSVHYDAVRPGIILYGCYPSDEVDRKQLDIKPVMSVKANIIHLKKVGEGFSVGYGRKFIAKRESVIATIALGYADGYPRPYSAHAKVLVNGVMAPIAGNICMDQCMIDVTDVPNVKLGDEVIVMGSDGKNTILADDIGNATGTINYEIVCAFGQRLPKIYVR
- a CDS encoding amidohydrolase family protein codes for the protein MVFGLFKKDRSADTIFVNGKIYTQDREHPWAEAAACKDGKFICVGDNQDALEYEGSDTYVIDLGGKYVLPGLINTHNHVARRIFQGLYLPLSENQDIDDVLGALCDYMEENPEEEVYFAYGFREDLLVELTQEEASLRLDEISQEKALVLLSLGEQVLWVNNLALEQARAAAQEDGMLTISVPYFMETVAPFPYEELQNRTIELAAEYCARGFTSLLDAGAPLFMDRVYQEMLLTMHQQELMKQRYFGCLEVVGSVMGRRETVMKRLVQKKTHATELDELIHCDILKLHVGGEGISDMVPVERIQELCLEASDRGFDVHVDALDRQAFQDCMEMVTEIRHKGYRKNRFIVASEEAYRQDSGNFNFRDMGTENVFFQPSTRREPEYEYGAMEEAKSIEEVIDLYTLDAAAALGMGHKLGAVQAGMLADLAVFDKNPLELAGPGLFKKLEADMTVVSGQVVYDGEEETMQEWYDLMSGMQL
- a CDS encoding nitroreductase family protein, producing the protein MNSIFHRTSVRQYETRQVEEEKIERILRAAMAAPSAGNQQPWEFYVVTDKEKLEQLSKSSPYAGCTKDAPMAFVVCSRRECMMPACAPLDLSAAVENMLLQADELELGAVWLAVMPVEDRMNQVRDILSIPEALEAFAIVPCGYPLKVKPQQERFDSTRIHYVR